The Cellvibrio polysaccharolyticus genomic interval TACTTTGATGGCGCAACGCCGTTTGATAAAATCAAAAATAGAGTAGATATTCCTGACGCATTTATCTATTTTGGTATCAAAGAAATACTTAATATCAGTGAGAAAGTGGTATTTGTAACCGGGGATAAAAGATTTTCAGAAAAATTACAGGGTGAAACTATTTTATGTTTTGATAGCCTATCAGATTTGTTTTCTAGTGGCCCTGCAAAACTCGACGGTCAATACTTTAATCACCTAAATAGTGATGATAGAAGTAGGATTTTGTTAAATATCCACAAGGAGTACATACTTAATAAATTATCATCAGAGTTAGCGGTGTCGGAGCTGGCGGATGTTTTTAGTGGCGATCTAATAGATCATACCATTGGTAAGTATCACGATTATTCATTTGATATAAATAATTTAAGCTATTTAGTTGGCGATATAAAAAATATATCCGATAGTTCGTTGCTTGTTCCTTTTAGCGCAAATATCATTTGTTCGATAAAATCTACCGCATCCAAAGTAGAATTATCTTCCGTGGACGCTCAACGATTGGTAAAAATCGAAAGAGAAGTTGATGATGGGGAATTTAACCTATGCGAGAAATATGAAACACCAATTTCGGGGCATTTTAGTGTCACGTTTCAAGATGGCGACCCTACAACCTGGAAAGAAGAGAAGCAATCAGACAGCATTTTCTCCGAGC includes:
- a CDS encoding PIN domain-containing protein, producing MDESIPLILDSSVFRQVPKLNSQLFKEIVKYTRVGIYKIYIPEIVEKEYISWIKGEAQSSYDNVVKATQLLHKYYESPKILGFDFTFNATASIAANEINGILKKVINNWNDFKVNTNASIIPILPEHGKLVMDAYFDGATPFDKIKNRVDIPDAFIYFGIKEILNISEKVVFVTGDKRFSEKLQGETILCFDSLSDLFSSGPAKLDGQYFNHLNSDDRSRILLNIHKEYILNKLSSELAVSELADVFSGDLIDHTIGKYHDYSFDINNLSYLVGDIKNISDSSLLVPFSANIICSIKSTASKVELSSVDAQRLVKIEREVDDGEFNLCEKYETPISGHFSVTFQDGDPTTWKEEKQSDSIFSEPEIKEISLALEDLQANA